A window from Primulina eburnea isolate SZY01 chromosome 2, ASM2296580v1, whole genome shotgun sequence encodes these proteins:
- the LOC140823499 gene encoding tubulin alpha-2 chain, whose translation MRECISIHIGQAGIQVGNACWELYCLEHGIQADGQMPGDTTVGGGDDAFNTFFSETGAGKHVPRAVFVDLEPTVIDEVRTGGYRQLFHPEQLISGKEDAANNFARGHYTIGKEIVDLCLDRIRKLADNCTGLQGFLVFHAVGGGTGSGLGSLLLERLSVDYGKKSKLGFTIYPSPQVSTAVVEPYNSVLSTHSLLEHTDVAVLLDNEAIYDICRKSLDIERPTYTNLNRLISQVISSLTASLRFDGALNVDVNEFQTNLVPYPRIHFMLSSYAPVISAEKAYHEQLSVAEITNTAFEPSSMMVKCDPRHGKYMACCLMYRGDVVPKDVNAAVATIKTKRTIQFVDWCPTGFKCGINYQPPTVVPGGDLAKVQRAVCMISNSTSVAEVFSRIDHKFDLMYCKRAFVHWYVGEGMEEGEFSEAREDLAALEKDYEEVGAEGPEGDDEDEYE comes from the exons ATGAGAGAGTGCATTTCGATCCACATTGGTCAGGCCGGTATTCAGGTCGGGAATGCCTGCTGGGAGCTTTACTGCCTCGAACATGGTATCCAG GCTGATGGGCAAATGCCCGGAGATACCACGGTGGGTGGAGGAGATGATGCCTTCAACACGTTCTTCAGTGAAACAGGTGCTGGGAAACACGTCCCACGTGCTGTTTTTGTAGATCTCGAGCCTACTGTGATCGACGAGGTCCGCACAGGTGGTTACCGCCAGCTCTTCCATCCGGAGCAGCTGATCAGCGGCAAAGAGGATGCCGCCAACAACTTTGCTAGAGGTCATTACACTATTGGCAAAGAAATCGTGGATCTCTGTCTTGATAGGATCCGGAAGCTTGCAGACAACTGTACTGGTTTGCAAGGTTTTCTGGTGTTCCATGCTGTTGGTGGAGGCACCGGATCCGGGCTTGGATCTTTGTTGCTCGAGAGACTCTCTGTCGACTACGGTAAAAAGTCGAAGCTAGGATTTACAATTTACCCTTCTCCTCAGGTTTCAACTGCTGTGGTTGAGCCATATAACTCTGTGCTTTCGACCCATTCTCTTCTGGAGCACACCGATGTTGCTGTGCTTCTTGATAACGAGGCTATATATGACATCTGCCGCAAATCACTTGATATTGAGAGGCCTACATATACCAACCTCAACAGGCTAATTTCTCAG GTGATATCTTCTCTGACTGCATCTTTACGATTTGATGGGGCATTGAACGTGGATGTGAACGAGTTTCAGACTAACTTGGTCCCATACCCAAGAATCCACTTCATGCTTTCATCATATGCACCTGTTATCTCGGCTGAGAAGGCATACCACGAGCAACTCTCTGTTGCTGAAATCACCAACACTGCTTTCGAGCCATCGTCTATGATGGTGAAGTGTGACCCTCGCCATGGGAAATACATGGCCTGCTGTTTAATGTATAGGGGTGATGTTGTTCCCAAGGACGTGAACGCTGCTGTTGCAACCATCAAAACCAAGAGGACAATTCAATTCGTGGACTGGTGCCCAACTGGGTTCAAGTGTGGTATCAACTATCAGCCCCCCACTGTCGTCCCTGGTGGGGATTTGGCCAAGGTTCAGAGGGCCGTTTGCATGATTTCCAACTCAACCAGTGTCGCTGAGGTCTTCTCAAGAATCGATCACAAGTTTGATCTGATGTACTGCAAACGTGCGTTCGTGCATTGGTACGTCGGTGAGGGTATGGAAGAAGGAGAGTTCTCAGAAGCGAGGGAAGACTTGGCTGCTCTCGAGAAGGACTACGAGGAAGTTGGAGCCGAGGGTCCTGAAGGAGATGATGAAGATGAGTACGAATAG